The genomic DNA AACCCGGTGGTTGTAACGATCATATAACCCCTTGAAAATTCGTCCCGAGCCAATCGGCCAGTTCATCGGGTACGCTTCAATCCCCAGGACCTCTTCTAGTTGATCGACCAGCTCCATCGGTGGGCGACTATCCCGATCAAGCTTGTTCATGAACGTAAAAATCGGAATCCCCCGCATCTTACAGATTTGAAACAGTTTCTTCGTTTGAGGCTCAATCCCCTTTGCCGCATCAATCACCATCACGGCCGAATCAACCGCCATTAACGTCCGGTACGTATCTTCAGAAAAATCCTCGTGTCCCGGCGTATCCAGAATGTTAACCCGCTTATCATCGTAATCAAACTGCATCACGGAACTCGTCACGGAAATCCCCCGTTTTTGTTCGATTTCCATCCAGTCGGACTTTGCAAAGTTGCCACTCTTCTTGGCCTTGACCGTTCCGGCTTCGCGGACAATCCCCCCAAACAACAGCAATTGTTCGGTAATCGTCGTTTTCCCCGCATCGGGGTGGGAAATAATCGCGAACGTCCGGCGCTTATCCACCTCTTGTTGTAATTGTTGTTTTTGCATAACTTCCTCCTCCGTTCATTATATAATAGCTCGGCATAAAAAAAATCCGGGTGACCGGATTTTTCGGTTATTGTTCGTGTTGAAGTTGCCAAATGTTGTAAAAGAAACTAATGATCACTTTGACAATCGCGTAGATTGGAATCGCCAAAATCATCCCCAGCAACCCGGCAATGTGCCCGGCTGCTAGCAAAATAATAATGATCGTTAACGGGTGGATGTTGAGCGATTTCCCAATCACGTTCGGGTAGACAAAGTTTCCATCAATTTGTTGGACGATAATGACCACCACAATCGTCCAGAAGGCCTGAGCGGGACTCACAGTAATTGCCACTAAGAGCGCGGGCAAAATCCCGATGTAGGGTCCCACGTAGGGAATCAAGTTACAGAACCCGGCAAAGACCCCGAGGAGCAAGGCATATTTTTGCCCGATTAAGAAGTACCCAATCGTGGTGAAGGTCCCGACAAACAGACACTCAATCACCTGACCGCCAATGTAGTGGGACAGGGTTTGATTCATCTTAGTTAATAAGGCCGTTGTTTGCTTCCGGTGCCGTTCTGACAACGCGGGAAACAGTTTTTCAATACTAGGCAGGAACTTGTCTCCATCTTTTAACATGTAAAAGAGGATGATCGGGGCTGTAATCATCGTAACCACGATGTTAGCCGCCATGGAAATGATGTCCCCCGCACTTGAGGACAAGTGGGTCAACAAACTCTTCAGGTATGAAGAATATTCACTCTGGACCTTCGTAATAATGGGATCCCAGTTAATGTTTTTCAAAAAACCGTGCTTGGAAAGCTTCGTGAGCGATTCCTCTTGATGCGCAGCAAACTGGGGCATATGACTCGCCATGTTCGCAATTTGTCCGACTAACCGGGGTAAGAAAGACACAAAAATGAAAATAATCAGACCGATAAAGACCACGAAGATGAGTGTGGTTCCCCACGTCCGGTTGATCCGCTTGGTTTTTGAAACGGGAATCTTCATTAATAATTCCAAAATTGGATTCAACATGTAATAGAGGAATCCGGCAATTAACAACGGGGCAAAGATGGTGGAAATAAAGACCCCGATTGGTCGAAACATGAAGTCAATCTTGGTACATCCATAGATAATCGCCACCACTAGGAGAATTTCTAAGGTCCAAAATAATAACTGTGTGCGTTTGCTGTTGCTCGTTTTCATTGCTGCCCCTTTATGTCGTCTATCAACTGATCAATGTCATCGAAGGCAAAGCCCCGCCGTACCAAGGCCTGTTTGACCTTTTGTTCCCGGATAAGCCCCGGTTGCTTGCGATACTTATACCAGGCTTTCTCCCCCGCTTGTGCTAACAAACGGGCTTGGTCATCTGCATCAACCGTATCGTCAATTGCGGCGAGCGCCTCGTCGATGGTGGCAAAGGCAAAGCCCTTGCGCATCAGTGCTAATTTAGTCTTTTCAATTCTCTTATTATATGGGTAACGTCGCGCTTGGTCAAACGTCTTTTGCGCTAACTGGATGGCAATTTTAAGCGCTTGGTCGGCTGGATAATCGGTCGCCACCGCCGTCTGGGCAAGAGCTTCCGCAATTCCTTTATGTTGGAGGTACCGTTGCGCCGCTTGGGGACCCTTTTTCCCCGCCAAGACCACCTGCTGCACATACCGCTGCGCGTACTGGCGATCATCAAGCAACTGTAACTGTTTTAACCGGTCCACCACCTGAGCAATCGCCGCTTCATCATCAGTTAACGTTGCTAGTTTCGTTCGTACTTCAGCCTCCGTGCGACTTTGATACGAAATAAAGTCAACCGCTTTGGCGTACAGTTTTGCCTGTTGATCGGCCAATTGAATTGTTTGAATTAACGAGCGCGTCAGTTGCTGTCCCTGAAATACATGGTACTGAATTAGGACTTCTTCACTCACCGGGAAGGCATACTGACCGTCTAGATAAACGTTATAGCGCCCGGCTTGCTGTTGCGCAACCACTTTGGTGACTTTCGCTGTCACTGCATCAGCTCCCATCGTACTCATCCTTTCTAAATTCACAATTATCACTGCTTCTGCTATACTAAGGAAAAAATCGAAGGAAGTGCGCCCATGACTCAAGCACACGTGGTGTTTGCCACCATCACTGGTAACAACGAAGATATCGCGGACATTGTCACCGAGGGATTAGAAGATCTTGGTCTCACGGTAAAGGAAACCGAGATTTCGCAAACGGACTCAGATGAACTGCTCGCAAGTGATTTAATCGTAATCTGTCCCTACACTTATGATGAAGGCAATCTGCCAGAAGAAGGTCTCGACTTTTTCGATGATCTCGCTGATTTGGATTTAACCGGAAAAATCTTTGGGGTCGCTGGCTCCGGCGACGTTTTTTACCAAGAATTTTATAACGTTGCCGTTGATAAATTCGCTACTGCCCTGAAACAAGCGGGCGCCACCCAAGGCGCTCCGAACGTGAAGATTAATCTTGATCCAGACGAAGCAGACATTGAGACCCTTGATCAATTTTCGAAAACGCTGGTTGAACATCTGCCCCAAGCAGACTAACCATTCGCTAAGCCCCGCACTAGTTGGTGTGGGGCTTTTTGCTTACCAGTGATTTAAGTGACGTTTGCGTGGTCGCCTCGGGCAACGAGCCGTCACAGTACTCCTGCAAACTGGCGTTGATTACAGCGCCGAACAATAAAATCGTCCCCATGAAGTTTAGCCACAGCATCAAGACCATCACGGTTCCGAGGGTTTTGTAAGCCGAAATGCTACTGAAAAAGGAACTGATAATTAACGAAAAGACCTGGGTTAACACCAGTAAGCCGATCAACGCGACCACTGCTCCACAGACCACGTACCGAAACTTGGTCGTCACACTGGGAACAAAGTAGTACAGCAGGGTTAAAATAACGATGGATAAGCCTAATGTGACGGGAAAGCGTGCGTCATTTAATAGATTCACGACGCTCGTTGGCACGTGCAGTTCTTGGTGGGCAAATTTCAATAACCCGCGACCAAAGCCCATGACGATGATGAGCACAAACAAGAGCACTACTAACAACAGCATCCATACAAACGAAGTTAGCCGATTCATCAGCGAACTCTGGTCGGTAACTCCGTAGATTTTATTGACGGACCGTTGAAACGCCGCCATCGAACTACTAGCCGACCAAATCACGATGATAATCCCGATTGACAGGATGCTACCTCCGTTCCCGGTAAAAATTGACTTAGCAATCGGGGCAATCCCCTGGTAAATCGACCCTGGTACCATCGAATGAATCGTGGCGAGCACGTGGTTAACGTTGGAATTGGTTAAGCGAATAATCCCACCAATGATAATCAGGATGGGAAAGAGGGAGAACAACACGTAGTACGCGAACACCACGGCTGAATCAGAAACTTCCCCGAGGTTAAAACGCTTAAGTACCAGTTTACAAAACTGAATCACCTTTTGTTTGCGGGTTGCCATGCTTACACATCCTCCTCTAAGTTACAACTTCATTCGTTGGTAAAATCGGTTGGTTTCATTGTAGCAGAAATTAGCATTTCGAATTACCCTAAATTAATGCTAGAATAAAAGAGTAGTGCTACTTTTCGATTAACCTTGAACAACCAAGGAGGAACCAATTTGGAAACAATCAGTTTGATTGTCCCTTGTTATAACGAACAAGCATCAATCCAATTATTTTACGATACAGTGGAAAAGGTTTTTGCGACCATGAACCAGCCGACCATCCAGTATCAGCCGGACTATCTCTTTATTAACGACGGATCTAGCGATGACACCGCCCAGATTCTCAGAGATTTACATCATGAACATTCAGAAACCGTCCACTTCATTTCCTTTTCTAGAAACTTTGGCAAGGAAGCGGCAATGGCAGCGGGACTTCGAAATGCCACGGGCGACTACGTAGCGTTAATGGACGTCGACCTCCAGGATCCCCCCGAATTACTCCCGAAGATGCTCCACATTATCACCACACAACCCTACGATTGCGTGGGCTGTGTTCAAACTAGCCGCAAACAAAATCCCATCCGAGCCTTTCTTTCCGCTAGTTTCTATAAGGTCATCGACAGCCTTTCGGACGTGAAAATTAAACCCAACGTCCGCGATTACCGGCTCATGACCCGGCGGTACGTGAAAGCGGTCAACGAACTGACCGAATACAACCGCTTTTCCAAGGGAATTTTTAGCTGGGTGGGCTTTCAAACCAAGTACCTGGAGTACCAGGGTCGTCCGCGCGCAGCCGGTGAGACCCACTGGTCAATGGTGCAACTAATTGAATACTCCATCGAAGGCATCGTTGATTTTTCCGATGCCCCGCTGCGCCTTGCCACCTTTGTCGGGGGGATTTCCTGTTTCCTCGCCATGGTTGGCATCATCATCGTGGTGATTCGGGCCCTCTACTTTGGCGATGCCGTGGCCGGCTGGCCGTCCCTCGTGTCCATCATGCTCCTCATTGGTGGAATTCAACTCTTTTGTCTGGGGATTCTCGGCAAGTACATTGGTAAAATCTACCTCGAAACGAAGCGTCGCCCCCAATACATCATTGAGGAGCAGGCCTAATGAAAAGATTGCAAGCGCTTTATCAACGCCACCACGACGTGCTTTTCTACCTCTTTTGGGGGGTCGCAGCCACCGTGGTGAACCTCGTGACCTTCTACCTGCTGACGCAATATACCAGCTTAAACTACGTCATTAACTACTCGGTTGCTTGGGTAATCACGGTGTTATTCGCATTTTATACCAATAAGTACTTTGTTTTTCACAATCACCACGATTCCACCCGGGAATTTTGGTACCAACTGGTCACCTTTTTCGCGGGCCGCTTGTTAACCTACCTCATCGGAGCCGGCCTTTTAGTTCTCGGGGTCAGCGTACTAAAGTTTGATTCCAATTTAGGGAAGAACCTGGTAAACGTGTTCCAAAACGTAGTCGTCATCATCTTGAACTACTTCTGGGCCATTTGGGTTTCATTTCGCCAAAAATCGTAATTGGTGCTTAACTACAGCCACCACTATAAAAGCGACCCGATTACCAAGTTGGTAATCGGGTCGCTTAATTTACGCGTTGATGAACGCCTGTAAACTGGATGTCGCTTTGGATGGATGAAACTCGACGATGCGATACTGTGCAAGCTGGTGTTGATAAAACGGATCCTGGTGATAAATCGCTTCCAATTCCGTTCGAGAAGCAACGGTTGCAAGAATAAGGCCCCCGTCCCGTGGTTCCTTGCGCCCTGACAACAGAAAGTTCCCAGCGGCATAATTGCGGTCTAAATACGCGTTATGCGCCGCTAACTGTTGGTCCACCTCAGCCAGTGGTTTTTGATACGTTAATTCAATTATAAACATGGTGCTTCCTCCTCATTTTACTGCTCTTTAATTCCAATGAACACATTCACTGAACATCTTCATTATAATCCAAATGGAAAGGAACTGGCAATGGTTAACAAGCGAACGCAGCAAAAACTCGCCACCCAACAAAAAATCTTTACGGCCGCCGTCCAATTAACTAAGGAACACGGCTTTACGCACATCTCAATTAAAGACATTGTTACGGCCGCCCACGTTTCCACCGGGACGTTCTACCTCTACTTCAAGTCCAAACAGGACTTAATCTCCCAGGTTTATTACGACCATTTAAACCAGACCATGCAAACCCTTTTAACTCAGCTTGCGTCGCAATCAATGTCGCCCCTCACCAAATTACAAACCCTGGTAGCGGCCGAATTTGAATTTGCTGCAACCATGGGTGTTGAAATCACCACCCGGGCCTTCATTGCTAATCTGGATGCGAACCTCACCGCACCCGGAAACCACTTTCAGCGACGTACCTTTACCACTGGCCTGCAAGCCGAACTCCACGCGGCCATCGCTGCCCATGAAATTAAGCGGAGTGACGAAGCAACCCTCTTTTTGGAATTGGAAACCATGGTACGTGGTCTAATGCTGAGCTGGTGTTTTGCCAATGGTTCCTTTGCCATTCAAACCACCGGGAAACAAATGCTACATGATTTTTTGGCCCCGTTAGTATAACTTTCGTAAGCTAATTATTTGCATTGTGCGCCCATTGCAAGCGTACAATGAATTTATCTCAACTAAAAGGAGTTCAAACTTATGAGTGTAAAAGATAAAGTGATTGTAATTACCGGTGGTTCGTCCGGAATGGGCGCTGCCACTGCCAAGTTAGCTAACGAACGTGGTGCCCAAGTCGTGATTGGATCGAGAAACCAAGCCAAACTCGATGCCATGCAAGCAGAAGTGGCTCATCCGGAAAATTTTGCGACCAAGCTCACTGACGTCACAAATGCTAGTGACGTCCAAGCCCTAGTTCAGTTAGCCCTCGATCAATTTGGTCAGCTCGACGTGATGTACAATAACGCTGGCATTATGCCCAAGGGCAAGATTGCGGATGCCGAAAAATTACCAGTTTGGCAGGGGCTGCTTGCAACCAACCTGATGGGTGTATTAAACGGAATTGCTGCAGCTGTTCCAACGATGCGCAAACAAGGTCATGGTTTGATCATGGCAACTGACTCCATTGCCGGCCACAAGGTTTCTCCTGGCTTTGGCGTTTACGGCGGGACTAAATTTGCCGTCAAGGCCATCATGGAAGGCTTACGGCAAGAAGAACACGAAAACGGCATTAAGACGGGAATTGTGTCCCCTGGTTTCGTTAATACGAACCTGATGAACACGATTAACGATCAAGCTACCCATGACCAAATCATGGCTGCAAATAACGCGACGAAGAACGGTTGGTTAAGTGCTGATGACATCTCTGAATTAGCGGTCTTCATGATGAGCCAACCGGAAAACGTTGACATCAACGAAATCATGGTTCGGCCGACGGGTCAAGCCTTCTAAACCTCCCAATTTAAAAGTGCAATCGTGCTTTAGTTTTTAACTAACGTGCGATTGCACTTTTTTAATGTCATTTAACCTAACACTAACCCTCGGCTTTTTCCCCGAACTCCGTTATGCTAAGCGCAAAGCGCAAAACTACTGAGCGAGGAGGAACTTTTATGGATCACCACTTACAGGTTAACTCAGAGATTGGCCCCTTACGAACGGTCTTAGTGCACCGACCCGGGGCCGAACTAGAAAATATCACTCCGGCTACCATGCAGGAGTTACTTTTCGATGATGTCCCCTTTTTGAAAGTGGCGCAACAAGAGCACGATCAGTTCACTGACCTTTTGCGTCAGCATCACATCGAACCGGTTTACGTTGAGCACTTACTGACGGAGATTCTGAATGAGCCAAACACTAAAACGGCGTTCATCGCCGCCTACCTCGCTCAATTTGCCCTGGCACCGCTCCCAAAGCAGGAAACGACTACCTACCTGGAACAATTACCGGCCCCGGCACTAACCAACACCATTTACGCAGGATTACGAAGGGCCACGGTCGGGTTGCCAGAAAACTACCAGCAACCGTTTCTACTCCCGCCCCTTCCCAACGCTTACTTTACGCGCGATCCCCAGGCCACGCTGGGCACCGGGGTCACCATCAATCCCATGACCTTTGCCGCCCGTAAACCGGAATCCATGATCTTCTCGTGGATTGTTCAGCATCACCCACGCTTTCAGGCGACCCCCACCTGGTTATCCCCCACGTTGCCGACTCATTTGGAGGGCGGTGACGAGCTGGTGCTTAATCGGCAAACGTTAGCCCTCGGGATTTCAGAACGCACCACCCGAACTGCCGCATTGACCCTCGCCCAGCACCTCTTTACTAATCCAGCGTCCTCCTTTACAACCATCATTGCCATTCACATTCCGCACAACCACGCCATGATGCACTTAGACACCGTGTTCACGATGGTTAATCGTGAGCAATTCACCATTTTCCCCGGCATCATGGACCACGATTACCGGTTAAATATTGAAGTGCTTCACCCGGACGGACACGGTGGAGTAGCTATTAAACGGGCCACCCACTTAAAACCCGTCTTACAAGCCTCCCTCGGTCTAAGTGAGATTGATCTAATTGAAACGGGTGGTGGCGATGCCATCGTTGCTCCTCGTGAACAGTGGAACGACGGTTCGAATAACCTGGCGATCGCCCCTGGGGAAGTGATCACCTACGACCGCAACTACCGCTCGATTCAGTTGATGCGCGAGCACGGTCTCATCGTGCACGAAATCCCCTCTTCAGAACTAGCCCGGGGCCGGGGTGGCGCGCGCTGTATGTCGCAGCCGTTGTGGCGGGATGATATTTAAATAAGAGAGTTTAAGTTTATAGTTCTAATAATACCTCCATCAACATCGAATTGTTTACTAAGTTTTTCCCTCATTTTTTTCTGCTTTTCACTGTCATTTACACTTCCATCATTTTCTTCACTTATATAGTAATAGTAATCTATTCGCTTAATACTATTAGGGTTAACTGCTTCAGTAATGAACATCTTTATATCACCATCTGAGGCATAATCGTGTCCGATGATAGTGATAGTAACATTATCTCCATTATCAAAGTTTAAACTTTGTTTATCCTTAAAATAAGCATCCAAAATATCAAGATTTCTATTATCCTTTTTTAATTTGCTTTTAAGCTCTTCAATATTATTGTTGGTAATTTGATCAGAGGTCTCAACCAAATTATAATTCAAAGTTCTAGGTTTTATTTCGAAAGGGTTTTCCATCATAAAGGCGTTATTAATCGATTCTAAAAAATATCGATATCCCTTATCAGAATTATTAACATCTGGGAAAAATATTTCAATTAGTTCTTCTTTGAGTAAATTTTTATACTGTTCACTCCGTTTTGCCCATAAAATAAATCTTTGGACTGCTTTCATTGGAGATATCATTTCTATGTTTATCTCCTCAGGATTTTCATATTTAAAAGCTGACGATAAATTAACACTTTCATATTGATAATCATCATTTTCGTTTAATTTATCTAAATTGCGTCCGTTACTTCTAGGAATTTTATCCGGTGAATATCCAAAAACAAATTCCTCATCGATAGAACCGTGAAAATAATTAATCTTTTCACTTGGAACATCATAATTTTTTTCTAAAGTATCTGTATAATTAAATGTGAGGATGTTATCCGCATTTTGCAAAATTTTATCAACTTTTTCAAACTTTCTATCATTTTCTTGTTCTTTTAGATACTTCCTCAGCTTTTCTCTCCATTGATCTATTATTTTGTCGTAGGATAAAGTTTTCTTTTTACCATCTTTATCATATTTATCATCAATATATTGATATTCATAAAACATTGAATCTCTAAGAATGGTTTCTAGGTCGTACCAATCATCTCCACCTTGGATTTGAGTAGTATAATCATCAATTTTTTTAATAAGATTTTCTTGATTTTTTTGACTTTTTAGTTTAGTTAACATTTTTATTCTAAAGATAATTGCTTCACGCCTAATTTTTTCTAAAATATACTTATCATGATCATCAAAAGTTGTTTTAACAAAACTCTTAAATGAAGTATCTAAGTCGTGCATCAAATCAAATCCGTTACCAATAATAACAATATTTTTTTCCTTATTCATTTTATGCTCCTAAAAATTAAAGATAATGATATAAAAAACAAGCAATCATAATTATGATTGCTTGTTTTATTTTAAATCTAAACTACCAGATTTAGCAGTAACACGACAATCAGTCCCGTTACCGAGATCACGGTTTCTAGACTCGTCCAAATTCCTAACGTCTGCTTAACGTCTAAGTCAAAGTATTCTTTAAACATCCAGAAGCCCGCATCGTTAACGTGGGAAGCCGCCAGGGAACCAGCTCCAATGGCTAAGGCCATCATTACGGGGTTGACGTTCAAGGAGGACATCAATGGCATTACCAATCCAGCAGCCGTCATTCCGGCCACCGTTGCTGATCCCAAGGAAACCCGCAAGATTACAGCCACTAACCAACCTAAGAGGATGGGTGACAGGTTCGAGTGCATCATCATGTCTTTAACGGCGTTACCAACGCCTCCGTCAATCAGGACTTGTTTGAAAGCCCCTCCACCGGCAATGACAAGCAGGAGCATGGCGATTGATTTTACGGCTTCGGAGATACTTGCAGAGATTTGTTTCATATCGCGACCACGGTGAAAGCCCATGGACCAGATAGCGAAGAGCAAGGCAATTACCATCGCAATCATCGGATTCCCGAGCATGGAAATGACGGCATCAAAACCATGGGGATTCTTAATTTCTTTTCCACCATTAACCGTCAATTGGTAAATGGTGTTCAATGCCATGAAAATCGCTGGAAGTAATGAAGTCAAGGCCGACAATCCAAAGCTTGGGGTGTCCTTTAAGTCGTATTCCTTCACTTCCCCAAAGGCTGGCAAACTCTTCTTTACCACAAAGGCATCCGGGAAAAACTTCCGAACTACTTTCGTCCATAGCGGACCAGCCACGATCACACATGGAATGGCCACGATAATCCCAAACAGGAGCACTTGCCCGATGTTAGCGCCCAAGGCCGTTGCGACGGCCGTTGGAGCTGGTTGAGGGGGCAAGAATCCCTGGGTGGCTGACAAGGCAGCAGCCATCGGAATGCCGAGGTATAGGAACGGAACGTCGGCTTCTAAGGCCACCGCAAATACGATGGGCGTCAAGAGCACCAGCCCAACTTCAAAGAAGAGCGACATCCCAATAATGAAGGACGCCACCACGATTGCTAACTGCAACCGCTTCTTTCCGAACCGACGAATCAACGTCTGGGCGATTCGATACGAACCCCCGGCATCAGAAACCAGGCGTCCGATCATGGCTCCAAACCCGAAGACGACCGCTAGTTCTCCTAGCGTGTTTCCAATCCCTAACTTGATGGAGTTGGCGATTGAGGCCGGGTTCATTCCGAGTCCCAATGCCACTAAAATTGCTACCACAATTAATGATACAAACGTATTGAGCTTGAGTTTGATGATTAAAAATAGTAACAACATGATTCCTAAAATTAAAACGACAAACGGCATCATCTTTAGTTCCTCTTCTCTCTAATTTAATCGTTACTTTTTTAGTACAAAAACCATTGTATGCGTTTTCATTGCTTATTTCAAGCCTTTTATTTCTAATTTTGTGCAAATTGTTAATATGGTAGAATAAGGGTAAAGACCTAAAGGAGTTTCTTTATGAATAACGAAAACAACAAATTTTGTACTAACTGTGGGAAAGGGATCCCGAATACCGCGCAGTATTGTCCCTACTGCAATACCAAGCAACCCACCCTCAATCCGACCTATTTAAAGCGAAGTGACGTTAGTTCCCACTTTTGTCCACGCTGTGAAAATATTCTCCCCAACGACATTTCTTACTGTCCATACTGTGATGAACCCCAAACCCGGGTCAGCGCTAACGCTACACAGTCACAACCAGCACCCACGAAACCGGCTGCTACTAATCCAACTAGCCCACGTCCCCGGCGAAAAAAATCACACTTTTGGCGTAATGTGATCGTTTTATTGATTATCATTTTGTTGGCCATCATTGCCTTCTTCACTTACCAAAATTCGCAGGCAAATCAGGCTGCGCAAGCCGGCCAGAAACAGCCCCAGGGAATTGAACGAATCTTTGCCTTCTTTAACTTTCAATCAAACAAATATGAATCCGGTCAGGATGCCGCCCAGGGTGTCGAAAAAATCGTTGCAAAGGTGCCACACAGTAAAGGCTCAGACGTTAAGTGGGATCCAAACTCACAAACGGTTAACGTGAACCTGCCCGCCTCTTCTCCAATTGTGAAGAGTGCGGAATCCGGTTCCCCACAGGTTTGGAACGCGCTGGTTAAAGCGTTACAAACCATCTCCAAAGACATCGATAGTAACTCCAAGAATCAAGATGACTACTCCAACATTCGCGTGGTTCGTAACGACACCAATCAACCAATTCTGCAGGTCGACAAGGGAAACGTGTCGTTAAATAGTCGCGATCAATAAATCATTTATCCAAAACCTACTTTTTCATCCCGAGA from Fructilactobacillus ixorae includes the following:
- a CDS encoding AI-2E family transporter, producing the protein MKTSNSKRTQLLFWTLEILLVVAIIYGCTKIDFMFRPIGVFISTIFAPLLIAGFLYYMLNPILELLMKIPVSKTKRINRTWGTTLIFVVFIGLIIFIFVSFLPRLVGQIANMASHMPQFAAHQEESLTKLSKHGFLKNINWDPIITKVQSEYSSYLKSLLTHLSSSAGDIISMAANIVVTMITAPIILFYMLKDGDKFLPSIEKLFPALSERHRKQTTALLTKMNQTLSHYIGGQVIECLFVGTFTTIGYFLIGQKYALLLGVFAGFCNLIPYVGPYIGILPALLVAITVSPAQAFWTIVVVIIVQQIDGNFVYPNVIGKSLNIHPLTIIIILLAAGHIAGLLGMILAIPIYAIVKVIISFFYNIWQLQHEQ
- a CDS encoding RecX family transcriptional regulator; protein product: MTAKVTKVVAQQQAGRYNVYLDGQYAFPVSEEVLIQYHVFQGQQLTRSLIQTIQLADQQAKLYAKAVDFISYQSRTEAEVRTKLATLTDDEAAIAQVVDRLKQLQLLDDRQYAQRYVQQVVLAGKKGPQAAQRYLQHKGIAEALAQTAVATDYPADQALKIAIQLAQKTFDQARRYPYNKRIEKTKLALMRKGFAFATIDEALAAIDDTVDADDQARLLAQAGEKAWYKYRKQPGLIREQKVKQALVRRGFAFDDIDQLIDDIKGQQ
- a CDS encoding flavodoxin; the protein is MTQAHVVFATITGNNEDIADIVTEGLEDLGLTVKETEISQTDSDELLASDLIVICPYTYDEGNLPEEGLDFFDDLADLDLTGKIFGVAGSGDVFYQEFYNVAVDKFATALKQAGATQGAPNVKINLDPDEADIETLDQFSKTLVEHLPQAD
- a CDS encoding YihY/virulence factor BrkB family protein, which encodes MATRKQKVIQFCKLVLKRFNLGEVSDSAVVFAYYVLFSLFPILIIIGGIIRLTNSNVNHVLATIHSMVPGSIYQGIAPIAKSIFTGNGGSILSIGIIIVIWSASSSMAAFQRSVNKIYGVTDQSSLMNRLTSFVWMLLLVVLLFVLIIVMGFGRGLLKFAHQELHVPTSVVNLLNDARFPVTLGLSIVILTLLYYFVPSVTTKFRYVVCGAVVALIGLLVLTQVFSLIISSFFSSISAYKTLGTVMVLMLWLNFMGTILLFGAVINASLQEYCDGSLPEATTQTSLKSLVSKKPHTN
- a CDS encoding glycosyltransferase family 2 protein; protein product: METISLIVPCYNEQASIQLFYDTVEKVFATMNQPTIQYQPDYLFINDGSSDDTAQILRDLHHEHSETVHFISFSRNFGKEAAMAAGLRNATGDYVALMDVDLQDPPELLPKMLHIITTQPYDCVGCVQTSRKQNPIRAFLSASFYKVIDSLSDVKIKPNVRDYRLMTRRYVKAVNELTEYNRFSKGIFSWVGFQTKYLEYQGRPRAAGETHWSMVQLIEYSIEGIVDFSDAPLRLATFVGGISCFLAMVGIIIVVIRALYFGDAVAGWPSLVSIMLLIGGIQLFCLGILGKYIGKIYLETKRRPQYIIEEQA
- a CDS encoding GtrA family protein, with product MKRLQALYQRHHDVLFYLFWGVAATVVNLVTFYLLTQYTSLNYVINYSVAWVITVLFAFYTNKYFVFHNHHDSTREFWYQLVTFFAGRLLTYLIGAGLLVLGVSVLKFDSNLGKNLVNVFQNVVVIILNYFWAIWVSFRQKS
- a CDS encoding YciI family protein; the protein is MFIIELTYQKPLAEVDQQLAAHNAYLDRNYAAGNFLLSGRKEPRDGGLILATVASRTELEAIYHQDPFYQHQLAQYRIVEFHPSKATSSLQAFINA
- a CDS encoding TetR/AcrR family transcriptional regulator, whose translation is MVNKRTQQKLATQQKIFTAAVQLTKEHGFTHISIKDIVTAAHVSTGTFYLYFKSKQDLISQVYYDHLNQTMQTLLTQLASQSMSPLTKLQTLVAAEFEFAATMGVEITTRAFIANLDANLTAPGNHFQRRTFTTGLQAELHAAIAAHEIKRSDEATLFLELETMVRGLMLSWCFANGSFAIQTTGKQMLHDFLAPLV
- a CDS encoding SDR family oxidoreductase, with product MSVKDKVIVITGGSSGMGAATAKLANERGAQVVIGSRNQAKLDAMQAEVAHPENFATKLTDVTNASDVQALVQLALDQFGQLDVMYNNAGIMPKGKIADAEKLPVWQGLLATNLMGVLNGIAAAVPTMRKQGHGLIMATDSIAGHKVSPGFGVYGGTKFAVKAIMEGLRQEEHENGIKTGIVSPGFVNTNLMNTINDQATHDQIMAANNATKNGWLSADDISELAVFMMSQPENVDINEIMVRPTGQAF
- a CDS encoding arginine deiminase, with amino-acid sequence MDHHLQVNSEIGPLRTVLVHRPGAELENITPATMQELLFDDVPFLKVAQQEHDQFTDLLRQHHIEPVYVEHLLTEILNEPNTKTAFIAAYLAQFALAPLPKQETTTYLEQLPAPALTNTIYAGLRRATVGLPENYQQPFLLPPLPNAYFTRDPQATLGTGVTINPMTFAARKPESMIFSWIVQHHPRFQATPTWLSPTLPTHLEGGDELVLNRQTLALGISERTTRTAALTLAQHLFTNPASSFTTIIAIHIPHNHAMMHLDTVFTMVNREQFTIFPGIMDHDYRLNIEVLHPDGHGGVAIKRATHLKPVLQASLGLSEIDLIETGGGDAIVAPREQWNDGSNNLAIAPGEVITYDRNYRSIQLMREHGLIVHEIPSSELARGRGGARCMSQPLWRDDI
- a CDS encoding AbiH family protein; this translates as MNKEKNIVIIGNGFDLMHDLDTSFKSFVKTTFDDHDKYILEKIRREAIIFRIKMLTKLKSQKNQENLIKKIDDYTTQIQGGDDWYDLETILRDSMFYEYQYIDDKYDKDGKKKTLSYDKIIDQWREKLRKYLKEQENDRKFEKVDKILQNADNILTFNYTDTLEKNYDVPSEKINYFHGSIDEEFVFGYSPDKIPRSNGRNLDKLNENDDYQYESVNLSSAFKYENPEEINIEMISPMKAVQRFILWAKRSEQYKNLLKEELIEIFFPDVNNSDKGYRYFLESINNAFMMENPFEIKPRTLNYNLVETSDQITNNNIEELKSKLKKDNRNLDILDAYFKDKQSLNFDNGDNVTITIIGHDYASDGDIKMFITEAVNPNSIKRIDYYYYISEENDGSVNDSEKQKKMREKLSKQFDVDGGIIRTINLNSLI